A stretch of the Perca fluviatilis chromosome 17, GENO_Pfluv_1.0, whole genome shotgun sequence genome encodes the following:
- the pstpip2 gene encoding proline-serine-threonine phosphatase-interacting protein 2: MKNLHFKDFFWNSDLTCTGGYDAIIQYLNDGKRTCKEVEDFMKARASIEEKYAKDLLGLSKKVCGHNEMNSLKRSLDMFKLQTEHVSLSHLQMAQSMREEAKKLEEFKEKQKEARKKIEQQMDALHKQKSSQYKKTMDSKKTYEQKCRDKEEADQNVNRNANTNNTKHIEKLYSKAQQAKQNSEDADRLYHQNVITVGKVRDEWLKEHVKACEMFEKQAMERINFLRNTVWTHLNQLSQQCVTSDELYEEVRKSLEQCDVQEDIEHFVNLRQTGEKPPGPVMYENFYSVQRSPTVAPPSRLPPPITRRGPLPDPNDNDTLYSTVQDAGYSVIQY; encoded by the exons ATGAAAAATCTCCATTTCAAGGATTTCTTCTGG AACTCTGACCTGACCTGCACTGGTGGCTACGATGCTATCATCCAGTATCTCAATGATGGCAAGAGGACATGCAAGGAGGTGGAGGACTTCATGAAGGCCAG GGCATCAATTGAAGAGAAGTACGCCAAAGATCTCCTTGGTTTGTCCAAGAAGGTGTGTGGACACAATGAGATGAA CTCTTTAAAACGATCCCTGGACATGTTCAAATTAC AGACTGAACATGTGAGTCTATCACACTTACAAATGGCGCAGAGCATGAGGGAGGAGGCCAAGAAACTGGAAGaattcaaagaaaaacaaaaagaagcgAGGAAAAAG ATTGAACAACAGATGGATGCTCTCCACAAACAGAAGTCCTCACAGTACAAGAAGACAATGGAT TCAAAGAAGACATATGAGCAGAAGTGCCGAGATAAAGAAGAAGCAGATCAGAACGTGAACCGAAACGccaacaccaacaacaccaagCACATAGAGAAG CTCTATTCTAAGGCACAGCAAGCAAAACAGAATTCAGAAGACGCAG ACAGGTTATACCATCAAAATGTGATCACAGTGGGAAAGGTTAGAGATGAATGGCTGAAGGAACATGTCAAAGCCTGTGAG ATGTTTGAGAAACAGGCAATGGAGAGAATTAACTTTCTGAGAAACACAGTCTGGACTCACCTCAACCAGCTTtcccagcagtgtgtgaccagtgATGAG cTGTATGAGGAAGTGAGGAAGTCACTGGAACAGTGTGATGTCCAGGAAGATATTGAACACTTTGTAAACCTCAGGCAGACCGGTGAAAAACCACCAG GTCCAGTTATGTATGAGAACTTCTACAGTGTCCAAAGGTCACCAACTGTAGCTCCACCTTCTCGACTGCCTCCACCAATCACCAG GAGGGGTCCATTACCTGATCCAAACGACA ATGATACACTTTACTCGACAGTGCAGGACGCAGGGTACAGTGTTATCCAATACTAA